Proteins from one Triticum aestivum cultivar Chinese Spring chromosome 7A, IWGSC CS RefSeq v2.1, whole genome shotgun sequence genomic window:
- the LOC123147621 gene encoding auxin-responsive protein IAA25 isoform X3 translates to MLQTQVVVKYQSYSLGEAMKSSSVAPSLKQKQGDASKLQDGVPNNLELRLGISSDNGLSSGGGGATTPWLGVGVHPWSLSARQDKAALEQPQQRPNECPAHREDRPQLVGWPPVRTFRKNLSATSTRPAYSGDLSKVEPCYEEEDHGNINTGVSVQERPAMFVKVNLEGYAVGRKIDLKAHHGYGSLSGALQSMFHGFLSDGHGRIATREDEEQLEYHKGKGTMKNYILLYEDNEGDRMLVGDVPWELFVASVKRLYIAKDPRADKSNKK, encoded by the exons ATGTTGCAG ACACAGGTAGTAGTGAAGTACCAGAGCTACAGCTTGGGAGAGGCCATGAAGAGTTCTTCAGTTGCACCAAGCCTGAAACAGAAGCAAGGAGATGCTAGCAAACTGCAGGATGGTGTCCCCAACAACCTTGAGCTTAGGCTTGGCATCTCTTCAGACAATGGCCtgagtagtggtggtggtggtgctactACTCCATGGCTTGGTGTTGGAGTGCACCCTTGGAGCCTGTCCGCCAGGCAAGACAAGGCAGCCCTGGAACAACCTCAGCAGAGGCCTAATGAGTGTCCTGCCCACAG AGAAGATCGACCTCAACTGGTCGGATGGCCACCGGTGCGCACATTCCGCAAGAACCTGTCTGCCACATCCACGAGGCCTGCATATTCTGGAGACCTGAGCAAAGTGGAACCATGCTATGAAGAAGAAGACCATGGAAACATAAACACTGGAGTTTCAGTACAAGAGAGGCCAGCCATGTTCGTGAAGGTGAACCTGGAAGGGTACGCTGTTGGGAGAAAGATTGACCTGAAGGCACACCACGGCTACGGCTCGCTGTCCGGTGCTCTGCAGAGCATGTTCCATGGCTTCTTGTCAG ATGGCCATGGGAGGATTGCAACCAGAGAGGATGAAGAGCAGCTGGAATATCACAAGGGCAAGGGCACGATGAAGAACTACATCCTTCTGTACGAGGACAACGAGGGCGACCGCATGCTCGTCGGTGACGTTCCGTGGGA GCTGTTCGTCGCTTCGGTGAAGAGGCTCTACATTGCCAAGGACCCTAGAGCTGACAAAAGCAACAAGAAGTAG
- the LOC123147621 gene encoding auxin-responsive protein IAA25 isoform X2, with translation MNGSSLNSAILHKAILTSVQELLHARYTRERKENTNFTVPPQQTLPDGWTMLQTQVVVKYQSYSLGEAMKSSSVAPSLKQKQGDASKLQDGVPNNLELRLGISSDNGLSSGGGGATTPWLGVGVHPWSLSARQDKAALEQPQQRPNECPAHREDRPQLVGWPPVRTFRKNLSATSTRPAYSGDLSKVEPCYEEEDHGNINTGVSVQERPAMFVKVNLEGYAVGRKIDLKAHHGYGSLSGALQSMFHGFLSDGHGRIATREDEEQLEYHKGKGTMKNYILLYEDNEGDRMLVGDVPWELFVASVKRLYIAKDPRADKSNKK, from the exons ATGAATGGTTCTTCATTGAACTCAGCCATTTTGCACAAGGCAATTTTAACATCAGTACAAGAGCTGCTGCATGCAAGATATACACGAG AACGCAAGGAGAACACAAATTTTACTGTGCCACCACAACAAACACTTCCTGATGGTTGGACAATGTTGCAG ACACAGGTAGTAGTGAAGTACCAGAGCTACAGCTTGGGAGAGGCCATGAAGAGTTCTTCAGTTGCACCAAGCCTGAAACAGAAGCAAGGAGATGCTAGCAAACTGCAGGATGGTGTCCCCAACAACCTTGAGCTTAGGCTTGGCATCTCTTCAGACAATGGCCtgagtagtggtggtggtggtgctactACTCCATGGCTTGGTGTTGGAGTGCACCCTTGGAGCCTGTCCGCCAGGCAAGACAAGGCAGCCCTGGAACAACCTCAGCAGAGGCCTAATGAGTGTCCTGCCCACAG AGAAGATCGACCTCAACTGGTCGGATGGCCACCGGTGCGCACATTCCGCAAGAACCTGTCTGCCACATCCACGAGGCCTGCATATTCTGGAGACCTGAGCAAAGTGGAACCATGCTATGAAGAAGAAGACCATGGAAACATAAACACTGGAGTTTCAGTACAAGAGAGGCCAGCCATGTTCGTGAAGGTGAACCTGGAAGGGTACGCTGTTGGGAGAAAGATTGACCTGAAGGCACACCACGGCTACGGCTCGCTGTCCGGTGCTCTGCAGAGCATGTTCCATGGCTTCTTGTCAG ATGGCCATGGGAGGATTGCAACCAGAGAGGATGAAGAGCAGCTGGAATATCACAAGGGCAAGGGCACGATGAAGAACTACATCCTTCTGTACGAGGACAACGAGGGCGACCGCATGCTCGTCGGTGACGTTCCGTGGGA GCTGTTCGTCGCTTCGGTGAAGAGGCTCTACATTGCCAAGGACCCTAGAGCTGACAAAAGCAACAAGAAGTAG
- the LOC123147621 gene encoding auxin-responsive protein IAA25 isoform X1 produces the protein MQLPEMNGSSLNSAILHKAILTSVQELLHARYTRERKENTNFTVPPQQTLPDGWTMLQTQVVVKYQSYSLGEAMKSSSVAPSLKQKQGDASKLQDGVPNNLELRLGISSDNGLSSGGGGATTPWLGVGVHPWSLSARQDKAALEQPQQRPNECPAHREDRPQLVGWPPVRTFRKNLSATSTRPAYSGDLSKVEPCYEEEDHGNINTGVSVQERPAMFVKVNLEGYAVGRKIDLKAHHGYGSLSGALQSMFHGFLSDGHGRIATREDEEQLEYHKGKGTMKNYILLYEDNEGDRMLVGDVPWELFVASVKRLYIAKDPRADKSNKK, from the exons ATGCAGCTCCCTGAAATGAATGGTTCTTCATTGAACTCAGCCATTTTGCACAAGGCAATTTTAACATCAGTACAAGAGCTGCTGCATGCAAGATATACACGAG AACGCAAGGAGAACACAAATTTTACTGTGCCACCACAACAAACACTTCCTGATGGTTGGACAATGTTGCAG ACACAGGTAGTAGTGAAGTACCAGAGCTACAGCTTGGGAGAGGCCATGAAGAGTTCTTCAGTTGCACCAAGCCTGAAACAGAAGCAAGGAGATGCTAGCAAACTGCAGGATGGTGTCCCCAACAACCTTGAGCTTAGGCTTGGCATCTCTTCAGACAATGGCCtgagtagtggtggtggtggtgctactACTCCATGGCTTGGTGTTGGAGTGCACCCTTGGAGCCTGTCCGCCAGGCAAGACAAGGCAGCCCTGGAACAACCTCAGCAGAGGCCTAATGAGTGTCCTGCCCACAG AGAAGATCGACCTCAACTGGTCGGATGGCCACCGGTGCGCACATTCCGCAAGAACCTGTCTGCCACATCCACGAGGCCTGCATATTCTGGAGACCTGAGCAAAGTGGAACCATGCTATGAAGAAGAAGACCATGGAAACATAAACACTGGAGTTTCAGTACAAGAGAGGCCAGCCATGTTCGTGAAGGTGAACCTGGAAGGGTACGCTGTTGGGAGAAAGATTGACCTGAAGGCACACCACGGCTACGGCTCGCTGTCCGGTGCTCTGCAGAGCATGTTCCATGGCTTCTTGTCAG ATGGCCATGGGAGGATTGCAACCAGAGAGGATGAAGAGCAGCTGGAATATCACAAGGGCAAGGGCACGATGAAGAACTACATCCTTCTGTACGAGGACAACGAGGGCGACCGCATGCTCGTCGGTGACGTTCCGTGGGA GCTGTTCGTCGCTTCGGTGAAGAGGCTCTACATTGCCAAGGACCCTAGAGCTGACAAAAGCAACAAGAAGTAG